Part of the Vigna radiata var. radiata cultivar VC1973A chromosome 11, Vradiata_ver6, whole genome shotgun sequence genome is shown below.
attttttaattttatttgctgtttcaaacacgtttcattataccatttggattgtttacactatttgacacatttttgcttcaatgttaactgagaaacacttttgaaatagcaaatatagttaaaaaaaattggtaaaaaggactaaaaccagagttttctagagttgaaggactaaattgtatcttaatttcaaagaaggactaaaaccaaaatcgccccaaaatatagagactaaaaatatatttaaccctacattttattttgttatctgTTGTATCTGTTAGACCTAgaataatttctaaataatattttagactattttttttgaaatgttatataatataacttttatttacgTACGTACACAATACATGCaagatattattttcttatgatGAATATTTGTAATACTTCAATAGAATGAAAGTACGTTTTATACGAAattcatttgaaaataatattgttatgcATTTGGAAATCTTACATCATGTTTGAGCTTTTAAGCAAAATTGTTTcatcattttagttttatttagaaaagaaaacaggAACACACACCAAACAAAGAAAGAcaagaaagagaataaaaggtattctaaaaagaaaatgtttggcctaatatttaaaatgaaatatagaCAGTCCTTTGTATGAGATTAGTttgtgaaaaaacaaaatataagtgaaatgattgaagaatttaaaaagtaaataatagtTTGGAAAGAAGAGGTGTTTGTGGTGAGGGTAGTAATTGGACAGCAGAACAGTTGGAAAGATGGGACATATGTTTTAATGAACCAAAAAAAGCTGAAACCGGCACACTTTAGCTTTTTATGAAAATCTAACATTACTTTATGTGTCTTCCTTAACAAAACCAACCccacactctctctctctctctctctctcttcttctccgTTCATGGACATGCCCGACACACCACAACACCACTctcatcttcatctttcttCAAACAATTCCAAACGCAGAAAACGccaacaagaacaagaacatgttCTGATCGCAGGTCTTCCCGACCACATAGCCCAATTGTGTCTTTCTTCTGTAAACCCTTCTCTGCTCTTCTCCATTTCTCACTCATGGCGTCGTTTGATATATTCTCCTTCTTTTCccccctttttctctctctacgcGATTCTCTCACCTCCCAAGTCCCATTCTTTCATCGAATTCCACACCTTTGACCCCATATCCCACACTTGGCGCATCCTTCCTCGCCACCCACATCTCCGCCACCTCCTCCTCCGCCACCCCTCCTTCCTCTCCCGCAGTCTATCCGTCCAGTCCGTCAGCGCCGCCGGCCGTCTTATCCTCCTCGCCGCCACAACGCACAATCTCTCCCCCGCCCTGCCCCGACCCCTCATATTCCACCCCCTCTCCGGTACCTGGTCATTCGGGCCCATGCTCGCCACGCCGCGGCGCTGGTGCGCGCTCGGGGTGCTCGGACCCGCCGTCTACGTCGCCAGCGGCATCGGGGCCCACTTCTCCATCCACGTGGCTCGCTCCCTCGAGAAATGGGACGTCCGAAGCCCTAACGGCGATGTCTGGGAGAAAAAGACGGATCTGAAGGACGGCCGCTTCAGCAGAGAGGCCATCGACGCCGTCGGATGGCGGCAGAAGCTCTGCATGGTGAACGTGAAAGGCGACGCCGCGAAGGAAGGCGCCGTGTACGACGTGGCGGAGGACGCCTGGAAGGACATGCCGGAGGGGATGCTCTACGGCTGGAGAGGACCCGTGGCCgccatggaagaagaagtgatgTACGTCGTGGACGAAGCCAAGGGAGTGCTTAGAAGATACCTGGCGGAAGAAGACGCCTGGGAAGAGATTCTCGAGAACGAAAGACTAAAAGGCGCCGAACAAATCGCGGCAGAAAAGGGAAAACTTTGTGTCGTTTCAACTTCCGGGATCTCCGTGGTGGATGTCGCCGCATCGCCGCCGCGGATCATACCGGTTCTGCTGCCGGAAGGCTTTGAGCCGGTTGCGGTCCACGTCCTTCCGCGGACGCCGGTGGGTCACTGAttgagacttttttttttttttatctgaaaacGGTATCTTTCTCCTTAGCTTCAAAATGACTTGACATGTTTAAGATGGTTAtgatttttaagttttctttccttttgtgattcttttgtaagaaattgAATGAGAggaatgtataaaataaaaaatggtttttttgtTGAGACAGATGAAATTTGATTTCTGAAACATTGAGAAATGGAGCTTTCATCAAACATCTTAAGTAGTTTCAGTCATAGTTTCCTAATATCATTAATCCATTCAACAACTTCGGCATCAACCACTACATCTTCTCAAACTTTCACataaataacaaaactaaattttattgagattttttatttatttcaagtaAATCGTGaatttctaaaaatttattgagatttttattttactgaataaaaaatgaagaagaagtacttgaaaataaaatgttttgagaataaatatatattaaaatggaGTGAATTATTGAAGAGATGGAATAGGACAAAAGTTGCCTTTTGGAGTTTATATGGATTGGAAGTTGAATTGCATTTTGCACTCtgaaatgtattattttataattgggGTTTTGAATTATAGTCACAGGTACatctctttcaaaataaaggatATTTATTTCATAGTTTGGGATGTTCTGTGGAgaagatattattatattgcaAATCAATTTTTCATGGAAGaatggacttttttttttacgctTCTTTGAAtcaattaacaatttaaatacgCCAAAGTCCAAAAAACgacttttcaatattttatatttcacaaatattatgttaacgtgaaagaaatagaaataagtgaaaatatatatacccaattgttataataatatcatgTAATTCACAAAATTTCACGAAGCCATAGTGTTGATTGTACAGATAAATGATTAGGTGTGTTTGAACTTGACTCTTCAACATTTTGGGCATTTGCAAAACCATTTACTTAGACtttgtaatgtttttatatGACATTAGGATAGTGAAGTTGAAATCTCAACACATAAATAATGAGAATATGATACCTTGATTGATATGATTTTCTCAACTATCTTGTCTTCTCTTCCACAACCAATAATCTTAGCTCATTACTgcctattgtttttttttcttcatttttgccAACCCTaccttgtttcttcttttttattatctaaattacctattttatttatttctacaaaagatcaaattttacactttactttttatacatacatttatgatataaattttttaataataatattttaacaacattttaatattatttatgtgttattatgtatttagttcaaaattattttataaataataataattataaacacaaatatgaataatgatacataaataatattaaaatagtattttattccatgtatatataaataatagtgaTGATGTTACCACTGAGTTCCTAAATAATAGAATAGTGTGGTAAAATCGAAATAGTATTAGaaaatactaatattatttttaacacatAAATGAATTCTAATCATTTATGATAACTTTGAGAATTTATCTGACCAGTTTGGTAAAGTTGTTGGTAAATCTTATAATACTAGagaattaagaaataaattaacacTTTTAGAAACAAGATTTTTAAGAGAAACTCAAAAAAAGTATggagaaatattttatcaaacacttattttagtaataaaagaAGGAGAGTTTTCTCttcccaaaacaaaaataatattcttctacaatttaaaaaaaaattattcaaattttttttctgtaaatatttttttctctcgttcaaatattttcttctccttttcataTATCTAttctttaattactttttattataagattataaaactttatttataatagtataatattataaaattagaatatttgACATTCTTCTATAACATTTTCCACATACAACATATAAATCCATCTTAATTATTTCTTGCCATGtaagaaaaaaagggaaaaaaaaacgacaatgaatatattttttatttattttacgtaagtatattaaaatactctttttattaatatcatgTATCATGTCATATATGAGAAGTGATCATACACTTTGAAACTCACATtcaaaactaataattaaactaGAATGACTATATGGCTGGCAGATGAAAGTTGACTTTTAGTATTGATTGCAtgaatcataataaattatatataagctaaaaaaagtattttaatgaaatactaaattaataaaaaaaattatttcaatttacattAAAGTTGATTTATTGTAATAACTCTTAGCCATCGCCAGTTCAAAACACTAATGGGGAtgaattattacaaaagttgtTTTCTGTTATGTATACTGTTGGAAATTTGaaggttaaatatgattttactcTCTCTACTTttggacgattttggttttagtctctcttttaaattaaggtataatttagtccttcaattttagaaaactctagttttagttttttttatcaaatttttttaattttatttgttgtttcaaacgcgtttttcagttaacattgaagcaaaaatgtgtcaaaaagtgtaaacaatccaaatgctataatgaaacgtacttaaacaacaaataaagtttaaaaaatttggtaaaaaggactaaaacgagttttctaaagttgaaagactaaattgtaccttatttcgaaatagggactaaaaccaaaatcgtccaaaaatatagggactaaaaacatatttaacccaaatttgaaagttttaaactaaacattttttatatttagttaaaaaacttaaatattgttcatttttaatatttaataatgacaAATAAACAAAGTCAGGTAGTATTTAACTGTGACTTTAAactattaaaagtaaataatttatgttttgataGGATTGAGATCCTTAACCCAAAGTATTTAAAGTTGTCCACTCCACATCAAGTCGCGCTtgctctctctcttttctccttGTCCTAACCGTGTTGTCTGTAAAAGACACTCCGACGTTCAAGTCAGCAATATTGCTTTTGTATGCTCAAGtcaatcatatttcttttatacttttatgataGTAAGTGGGAATAAGATATCTTTACCCGGACATTTAACCCTATATTTATAGGTCTCACCATCGTTCAAAAccttaattattcattaatacgGTATCTTTTTATGTAATGTAATTTGCTAATCACCAATAAATGTCATATTTATCTTTGATACAGTCATTAAATGTATTAAGTAGTCATTAATGATTACCTTATCTCACTAATCACACTGAATAACTCATGATCATTCCTTTGGACGGTCGGTCTAATTTGGGACCGTACAATTTGATATCCAAATATTctgaaaagtaataaaaataaataatttaattttgataaaaaataataatttttaatagaaattggattttaaatagaaagttgaagaaatatatcattaatatttCCATGCCAAGGACAAACCTATTTTTAATTCTGTGTGTGCAGGCCTTGACATAATTTAATAGACTGATAGGAATGTGTTGCATAATTTGGTATTGCACTTCATCAGTTTGTCAGAAAGGAAATATCCGACAATAAATTACTTGATAAATCCGACAACTTTTTCTAAGATAACTTTAACATCATCTTGAAAAACTATTGTGTTCCTCCAATGATATTGTTCCACTGAACTGAATACTTTCAATCTGCAACAATCCTATGACTGTTGTTGGAAGCACAGATCATGAAATTGCTGAAAACTCCAATACGACAGAAATTTGATGTATGCGTTTTGACCTCTAAAGTTATCTTTGATGTCTGAGCCAGAAAATGTCGGTCCCTTAAATAccaaagcaaaaacaaaaactaatgcATTTTTGCTTTGATTTATTGGACACaagcatttaaaaaaaacttcttgTTCTCTTTACATTAAAATCACCATGGTTTATTCCAAAACTTGTTGCCTCTGCATCAGAAAATGAGACTGATCACATGGTACTGCTTCAATTTAGAACAGTAATCTTTGTTGAGGTATTTCAGAACTGCTTCTACCACCATGTCCTATCCATGGTAAGAAACTTGTAAAACTTCATACATTCATGTTGGTAGCAACGATAGTTAGCACAGTTACTTTTCTTCTCATCATGTCAATTATTCTAACTATCTATAGGCAACCAATGGGTCTTTAATCACAAATTTGATAGGCTCTGGAAATTTTAGCTCTGTCTACAAAGGAATTCTTAGGTCAGAAGAGAAATTTTGGCCATAAAAGTCTTGAACCTTATAAAAAGAGGATCTTAAAAGAGTTTCATCACTGAATGCAATGcactaaaacatattaaatatcgAAATATAGTTCCAATCTTAACACGTTGTTCTGGAATAGACTACAATGGTGAGGAATTTAAAGCTCTAATTTTGGAgtacatgaaaaatggaagctTAGAGCAGTGGTTGCATCCAAGCGCATTAAGTGCAGAACATTCAAGAACATTATCTTCATTATAAATGTGAACAGCTGATCATTCAATGGAATCaccaaaagaaagaatgaatatgtgagctaagtgaaatcaagaaaaacCTTATCTTGCAATGTAAAATCACTCTTACCTGATTAATTTTCTATGCTTTGCTTCACTGTTGTTGGTTTAATactttaaacttatttttttgttgtatttatttattatataacttGGCCTGCTAGAGAACCTTCCACTCTTTTTGATGTTCAACATCAATTCATTATTTCTTGGATTTATTTTACTGAgcaatttgtttcttttgaatcGACTTCTTTTTAATGCTGGTCAGAAGGaacatcattttcttcttttttttctatgtcATCcaattaccattttttttataaactatctAATAATAGATATTccataacaatttttttgtctCAAGAACTTAACGCCTGTGCATTCACGTCAACCGATTGACTGCTACGTTTGACGTTCCAcaccttttttatttcaaatttgataCGTCTCACTTTATTATTTGTTGCTACTAAGCATGTCCTGCTGAATTTATGTctaatttattctcttttaagaCAGAGACcaaataaaacagtaaaaaataatgaaaaccaTAAATATTGCTtcactatttttaatttcaaaaattaaaaaacagtgCATTTTTTCCGACTTTTATTCAACCATTTGATACTCAAACACAATAAGTTCATTCAATTCGCTAACATAACTAAATTGTCAacgatttttatttaaaaaaaaaaaactcatttttcacgaaataatacatcaaacaCAGACAGTAGTAGTAATCCTTTCTAAACTGAGATTATAGTGAAACAAAGCACTATGTGCGCACAACAAAGCTACAACACGTAAATGACAGCATCAAGAACACAACATTATCAAATCAACAATAATACACAATTGTTCCAACCACATAAAACAGTACGTAGGTCATCTCCATACATTAAGCAACTCATGCAGTGCgttgttttatttcattctaCATTTATTCCCACAATACTGATCCAGAGTGCATGTGTGGATACGTTTTCTAAAAGCCCACATCAACAAACTTTCATTCCAAATTTATAAAAGGGGCTTAGCTTCAAATCTGACACGCATTGCATTGATCTCCACAGACGGGCATCCAAATACACTATCAAACACCGACCAAATCCATGAAAAGTTAATTAGCTTTCAGAGCTGTAAGATGTCTCTCCAGAAGATAAGTCCAGTAGTCGATGACGCTTCATCTCCTCATAGGCCCACTCTAGTCCTGGGCAGTAATGAAGCGGAGGGTTAAATCTGCTATCATTCATATCGGGTGGCAAAAAGGCTCCATTCTCTATCAAGAATTTCACAGCATCCCTCCTCCTTTCTTTGGCTGCAATGTGGAGCGGTGTCCCTGGTTCGAGAGAAGAGATCAATGTAAGAGATTCATACTTTGAACATGCATAGACATTGTACTGTTACAGTAATTTTTACCCAACTCTTCTCCGTCAAACACattgtaaaagtaaaaataataggCTATACAGAAAATCTTAACCTGATAGCAACACTTcagtcttaaaaaaattataaaattaccaAAAAGCTGTCATAAAatctgaaaaccttttctttttacttcaaAGTagattttaagaagaaaaagagggagAGAAAAAACAGGCCTTCCAAACGGCAAGAATAAATCACTTACAGCCACAAGCACCCTTGGTTCTGGCATCAATGTCAGCACCATGCTCAAGTAGCACATCCATCACTCCAATGTGACCACCTTCCGCAGCAAGGTGGAGAGGGGTCACCCCTTTCGATTTAGGGCCCCATGCAGACACATTGACATTCATTCCTTCATCGAGAAGTTTTTTAACCTGCTCAGCCACACCAAAAGATGCCCCGGTGAGATTAAATTATCACGATTAACAAACCTTTTGTGACAAGTATGATACGAATTTAACTCTTAAAGCATCAAACTACACAAGGCAAAATATTCAAGCACTACAAAGAAGAACCGGTAACATCATAAGATTTGAAAACACTGAAACTCAGCAAAGAATCCATATAATGGGTGAACCAGTGGACAAGGCTTGGCTCCCAATGATGTGGataattttacttcaaaattacCAAATGGCGTAGAATATGAATATACTCCAAAAGTAGAGTAAGTCGTTACCCCTCCACAGTAAATTCAAATGGGATATTATTCAAATTCCTCACTAATTTTCAGCCTATAGCAAACACGTGACAGGATCccaaacaaactaaaaaaaccCTTCAAGTTTGAAACGAAAGGCAGCAATCTTGAAGGCAAAGCCACTCAAACCCAATTCAaccccttcacacacacacaaacataaagaatctaaattaaaattcaataaaccaATAACCCGAGTGCAACCATAACATTTTCCCAATTGAAAGCCTCAAATTACGATTTCCCTGAGAAACAGCATCCCTCCCTCCCGCTATAACTACAAAATTCAGCAATAAAAACATAAAGCGTATATAAAAATCACATTACCAATTTGAGATCGCCTTTTCTGGCTAGAACATGAAGCGAGGTCCAACCCCTATCATCAGTATCAAACCGAGGCCTCAAGCGCCTCCGGGAAGGGCTCCTCGTGAACAAAACAGGCTGTTCCTCGAGCatatcttttcctttctcaccAACCAACCAACAACGCAAAAACTAAGGCAAAGAAAACCAAGACGGCGACGCTTAACCAAACCCCTAAAATAGAGAGAGCGAATCTGGGACAGTGTGCTCCAAATTTACATGTTCGAAGTGGGAAAAAGAGAAATCAAGAGAACGCGCGGGAAAAGGAGGGGAATCGCTTAACGAGAGCTGAGGGAATGATTGGCGATGCAATAGGGGGCAAAAGGATTCAAGCCGGGACCGAAAACGCGAAGGTTATGCGCGACGAAGATGGAGTTCATGATAATGATCATACCTGGTTGAGGGTTGGGagaggaaggagaagaaaaagcgTGGAAGAATAGGAATCAAATAAAACCTGGTTTCATTGGAATGACGAAGGTGAAGGCGAAGACGAAGATGCTCTGATCCTAATGAAGAAGACCGTGAAACCCTAGCAGAAGAAACGCACCGTTGAATCAATCTCTTGCTAGCGGAATAGGATAGACTTTCTTCTTGCTTTcgtatttaaagataaaattatatctcATTTAACattagaataataaattattggaaaaaaagatacactaaaattataattatatatttatttttaaagaacagaTCAGTTTATTCACTGTCATTTTTAActatatgaaaattttgatttacatATTT
Proteins encoded:
- the LOC106776344 gene encoding F-box/kelch-repeat protein SKIP25, with protein sequence MDMPDTPQHHSHLHLSSNNSKRRKRQQEQEHVLIAGLPDHIAQLCLSSVNPSLLFSISHSWRRLIYSPSFPPFFSLYAILSPPKSHSFIEFHTFDPISHTWRILPRHPHLRHLLLRHPSFLSRSLSVQSVSAAGRLILLAATTHNLSPALPRPLIFHPLSGTWSFGPMLATPRRWCALGVLGPAVYVASGIGAHFSIHVARSLEKWDVRSPNGDVWEKKTDLKDGRFSREAIDAVGWRQKLCMVNVKGDAAKEGAVYDVAEDAWKDMPEGMLYGWRGPVAAMEEEVMYVVDEAKGVLRRYLAEEDAWEEILENERLKGAEQIAAEKGKLCVVSTSGISVVDVAASPPRIIPVLLPEGFEPVAVHVLPRTPVGH
- the LOC106776401 gene encoding phytochrome-interacting ankyrin-repeat protein 2, encoding MLEEQPVLFTRSPSRRRLRPRFDTDDRGWTSLHVLARKGDLKLVKKLLDEGMNVNVSAWGPKSKGVTPLHLAAEGGHIGVMDVLLEHGADIDARTKGACGWTPLHIAAKERRRDAVKFLIENGAFLPPDMNDSRFNPPLHYCPGLEWAYEEMKRHRLLDLSSGETSYSSES